The following proteins come from a genomic window of Deinococcus sp. KSM4-11:
- a CDS encoding MDR family MFS transporter, giving the protein MTQSAPPQMAPEGRINYADVLDFPTKRIILIGTLLGLFLAALDQTIVSTALPRITKELNGLSLYSWVTTAYLLASTSMVPIYGKLSDIYGRKPVLLFGIVVFLIGSMLCGLSGEPFMHDLFGSGMMQLVVFRGLQGFGAAALTSVAFAIIADIFAPAERGRYQGLFGAVFGLSSVIGPLLGGFLTDHVSWRWVFYVNLPIGLLALAFIFSKMPRLASGLKPKIDYLGALLIIVFSVPLLLALTFGADGNYSWTSPTVLGLFALSAVALGLFIFEESRHESPILPLTLFHNPTFAWGVLARFFIGAAFLGAILFLSLYLVNVQGVSATKAGTATIPLTVGLIVGAIGSGQLASRLGYYKVMILVGLCLMMGGFGLLSTLNADTPYARVVMYMVVLGLGLGPALPLFNLAIQNAVKPWEIGVATSSGQFFQQFGSVIGTAVFGAILTAMLPSQINTQLAPVKAAASPAMRAQLDKLSSAGSGSRSPQATFDVVAVKASSAAGITKGFDGVLAAVTGAVNSGNIAAIQGVAASPQIPAQLATQLKAIPAQAIATPQGRSGVIAGITKGLDTAKAQTISETNTTLDKVARAIKVAFANTISRIYLVSIGVALLALLAALPMPNLRLPRKGEHPGAEPSGLAAMEG; this is encoded by the coding sequence ATGACCCAGTCCGCACCCCCCCAGATGGCCCCCGAGGGCCGCATCAATTACGCCGACGTGCTGGACTTCCCCACCAAGCGGATCATCCTGATCGGCACGCTCCTCGGGCTGTTCCTCGCGGCGCTCGACCAGACCATCGTCTCGACGGCGCTGCCGCGCATCACCAAAGAGCTCAACGGACTGTCGCTCTACTCCTGGGTCACCACCGCGTACCTGCTCGCCAGCACCTCGATGGTGCCGATCTACGGCAAGCTCTCGGACATCTATGGGCGCAAACCGGTGCTGCTGTTCGGCATCGTGGTCTTCCTGATCGGCTCGATGCTCTGCGGCCTGTCCGGCGAGCCCTTCATGCATGACCTCTTCGGCAGCGGCATGATGCAGCTCGTCGTGTTCCGCGGCCTGCAGGGCTTCGGGGCCGCCGCGCTCACCAGCGTGGCCTTCGCCATCATCGCCGACATCTTCGCGCCGGCCGAACGCGGCCGCTACCAGGGCCTGTTCGGCGCGGTCTTCGGCCTGAGCAGCGTGATCGGCCCACTGCTCGGCGGCTTCCTGACCGACCACGTGTCGTGGCGCTGGGTGTTCTACGTGAACCTGCCCATCGGCCTGCTCGCGCTGGCCTTCATCTTCTCGAAGATGCCCCGCCTCGCCAGCGGCCTGAAGCCCAAGATCGACTACCTGGGCGCGCTGCTGATCATCGTGTTCAGCGTGCCGCTGCTGCTGGCCCTGACCTTCGGTGCGGACGGCAACTACAGCTGGACGAGCCCCACGGTGCTCGGCCTGTTTGCGTTGAGCGCCGTCGCGCTGGGCCTCTTCATCTTCGAGGAATCCCGCCACGAGAGCCCGATCCTGCCCCTGACGCTGTTCCACAACCCGACCTTCGCGTGGGGCGTGCTGGCCCGCTTCTTCATCGGCGCGGCCTTCCTGGGCGCCATCCTGTTCCTGAGCCTGTACCTCGTGAACGTGCAGGGCGTCTCGGCCACCAAGGCCGGCACCGCCACCATTCCCCTCACGGTGGGCCTGATCGTCGGGGCGATCGGCAGCGGTCAGCTCGCGTCGCGCCTCGGGTACTACAAGGTCATGATCCTGGTCGGCCTGTGCCTGATGATGGGCGGCTTCGGTCTGCTCAGCACCCTGAATGCCGATACCCCGTACGCGCGGGTCGTGATGTACATGGTCGTGCTGGGCCTGGGCCTGGGCCCCGCCCTGCCGCTCTTCAACCTCGCCATCCAGAACGCCGTGAAGCCCTGGGAGATCGGCGTGGCCACCAGCAGCGGGCAGTTCTTCCAGCAGTTCGGCAGCGTGATCGGCACCGCCGTCTTCGGCGCGATCCTCACGGCCATGCTGCCCTCGCAGATCAACACGCAGCTCGCGCCCGTCAAGGCCGCCGCCTCGCCCGCCATGCGCGCCCAGCTCGATAAGCTCAGCAGCGCTGGCAGTGGCAGCCGCAGTCCCCAGGCCACCTTCGACGTCGTCGCCGTGAAGGCGAGCAGCGCCGCCGGCATCACCAAGGGCTTCGACGGGGTGCTGGCCGCCGTGACCGGCGCGGTGAATTCCGGGAACATCGCCGCCATTCAGGGCGTCGCAGCCAGCCCGCAGATCCCGGCGCAGCTCGCCACGCAGCTCAAGGCCATTCCCGCGCAGGCCATCGCGACTCCCCAGGGCCGCTCCGGCGTGATCGCCGGCATCACCAAGGGCCTGGACACCGCCAAGGCCCAGACGATCAGCGAGACCAATACGACGCTCGACAAGGTCGCCCGCGCCATCAAGGTGGCGTTCGCGAACACCATCAGCCGTATCTACCTCGTGAGCATCGGCGTGGCCCTGCTGGCATTGCTCGCCGCGCTGCCCATGCCCAACCTGCGCCTGCCGCGCAAGGGCGAGCATCCGGGCGCCGAACCCAGCGGCTTGGCCGCCATGGAAGGCTGA
- a CDS encoding S8 family serine peptidase encodes MKITTAVSAFLLTGLLAACAGTSGSGVPMPGPAPITQPVTTPVMDVAQEPVAPLAVPAERFAQLAVVSLLPGDRSDTVGAELKGKVMAWNAAGCATGQMDECTATVGLNTALSPQRLAALSARKVTTEVNRDAFSGGGALTATMGGAIGIWSGGAIGIWSGGAIGIWSGGTYNPLPQNSAVWTKIGLEKAHTLAPKLGAGVTVAVIDTGIDLNHPAFKGLLSAPATWHDFYANDDLPEEEGTLGTGAYGHGTNVAGIILQVAPAAKVMPLRVLGPDGSGDVAMVSQAIDWAVSHGAQVVNLSLGSTENSTIIQGAIARATAQGVLVVSSAGNENRDQITYPAALARNEGTAGDLALSVGSVSLSDVKSTFSNYAKALELVAPGENVYAPAPDGRMASWSGTSMAAPMVSGGLALALGQPLYFLPKYLPSTLAYTASDVYHSAGNTPYKDKLGVRGRLDLATFLTFSVHR; translated from the coding sequence ATGAAGATCACAACTGCCGTCTCCGCTTTCCTCCTGACTGGCCTGCTGGCCGCGTGTGCCGGTACCAGCGGCAGTGGGGTGCCCATGCCCGGACCGGCGCCCATCACGCAACCCGTGACCACGCCCGTCATGGACGTGGCCCAGGAGCCGGTCGCGCCGCTGGCCGTTCCCGCCGAGCGCTTCGCGCAGCTGGCCGTGGTGAGCCTGCTGCCGGGCGACCGCTCCGACACGGTGGGTGCCGAGCTCAAGGGCAAGGTCATGGCATGGAACGCGGCCGGGTGCGCGACGGGCCAGATGGACGAATGCACGGCGACGGTGGGCCTGAACACGGCGCTCAGCCCGCAGCGTCTCGCGGCGCTGTCCGCGCGGAAGGTCACCACCGAGGTCAACCGGGACGCGTTCAGTGGCGGCGGCGCGCTGACCGCCACCATGGGCGGCGCCATCGGCATCTGGTCCGGTGGCGCCATCGGGATCTGGTCTGGCGGCGCCATCGGCATCTGGAGCGGCGGCACCTACAATCCGTTGCCGCAGAACAGCGCCGTGTGGACGAAGATCGGTCTTGAGAAGGCCCACACGCTCGCCCCGAAGCTGGGGGCCGGCGTCACAGTCGCGGTGATCGATACCGGCATCGACCTGAACCACCCGGCCTTCAAGGGTCTGCTGAGTGCGCCCGCGACGTGGCATGACTTCTACGCGAATGACGATCTCCCCGAGGAGGAAGGCACCCTGGGCACCGGGGCATACGGCCACGGGACGAATGTCGCGGGGATCATCTTGCAGGTCGCTCCCGCGGCAAAGGTCATGCCGCTGCGGGTGCTGGGCCCGGACGGCTCCGGCGACGTGGCCATGGTCTCGCAGGCGATCGACTGGGCCGTCTCGCACGGCGCGCAGGTGGTCAACCTGAGCCTGGGCAGCACGGAGAATTCCACCATCATCCAGGGGGCCATCGCGCGCGCCACGGCCCAGGGCGTGCTGGTCGTGTCGTCGGCCGGAAATGAGAACAGGGATCAGATCACGTACCCGGCGGCCCTGGCCAGGAATGAGGGGACGGCCGGCGACCTGGCCCTGAGCGTGGGCAGCGTCTCGCTGAGCGACGTCAAGTCCACCTTCTCGAACTACGCCAAGGCCCTGGAACTGGTCGCGCCCGGTGAGAACGTCTACGCGCCCGCTCCGGATGGGCGCATGGCCAGCTGGAGCGGCACCTCGATGGCTGCACCGATGGTGTCGGGCGGCCTGGCCCTGGCCCTGGGGCAGCCGCTGTACTTCCTGCCGAAGTACCTGCCCTCGACCCTGGCCTATACGGCTTCGGACGTGTACCACTCCGCTGGCAACACCCCGTACAAGGACAAACTGGGCGTGCGAGGCCGTCTGGACCTCGCGACCTTCCTCACGTTCAGCGTGCACCGCTGA
- a CDS encoding DUF1775 domain-containing protein, with translation MASLNPLLALLTAVLFSVAGAHATVRTDTGLTESVAGKSETYRLNVPTEKDIATTGIRMVIPAGVAISRFQVTPGFTRTVTKNADGLVTEVVWTGSVAPMEYVRFFFQATNPAAAGELVWKIYQTYSDGTVVAWDDTDPAKTPASHTTVK, from the coding sequence ATGGCTTCACTCAACCCACTGCTCGCCCTATTGACCGCCGTCCTGTTCAGCGTCGCCGGCGCGCACGCCACCGTCCGTACTGACACCGGCCTGACCGAGTCTGTCGCCGGGAAATCCGAGACGTACCGCCTCAACGTCCCCACCGAGAAGGACATCGCCACCACCGGGATCCGCATGGTGATTCCGGCCGGCGTCGCCATCAGCCGCTTCCAGGTCACCCCCGGCTTCACCCGCACCGTCACGAAGAACGCCGACGGGCTCGTGACCGAGGTCGTCTGGACCGGCAGCGTCGCGCCCATGGAGTACGTCCGGTTCTTCTTCCAGGCCACCAACCCTGCGGCCGCCGGCGAACTCGTGTGGAAGATCTACCAGACCTACAGCGACGGCACGGTCGTCGCGTGGGACGACACCGATCCCGCCAAGACCCCGGCGTCTCACACCACCGTCAAGTGA
- a CDS encoding copper resistance CopC family protein translates to MKSILSLVTALLLSTALAHTEVTAMTPAENATVHAPKTVALTLSEPVNLRFCTFRVMAIPTGKTAEQASVLALAAKNGAALLVNLPARSTGMAAQVTIPLKATLAPGQYVVAWKLLSDDGHPVSGFSTFSVK, encoded by the coding sequence ATGAAATCCATCCTGTCCTTGGTGACCGCGCTGCTCCTGTCCACGGCGCTGGCCCACACTGAAGTGACCGCCATGACCCCCGCCGAGAACGCGACCGTGCACGCCCCGAAGACCGTGGCGCTGACCCTCAGCGAGCCCGTGAACCTGCGCTTCTGCACCTTCCGCGTGATGGCCATTCCTACCGGCAAGACCGCTGAGCAGGCGTCCGTCCTGGCCCTCGCCGCGAAGAACGGAGCGGCTCTGCTCGTGAACCTGCCCGCCCGCTCAACCGGCATGGCGGCCCAGGTCACCATTCCGCTGAAGGCGACGTTGGCGCCGGGCCAGTACGTCGTGGCGTGGAAGCTGCTGTCCGATGACGGTCACCCGGTGTCGGGATTCAGCACCTTCAGCGTGAAGTGA
- a CDS encoding copper resistance D family protein — translation MAALLTGLSYAGLALLLGSALARRWLTPGHPDIGPGLAGLALLLLAWAGQVLVTLEVLGLTGPADVLAYVTDTTTGRAMLTGLLGATLLLATEVAAWPAALSVLAAGVTLWGVAGIGHGDGHGTWIRALHAAHAGAMTVWVGGVLALTTTRSLTPPLAQRFTPAALGSVGVLALTGLLMATEHLTVLSEWWSSRYGQTLLVKLALVGLALLSAVFVRRAFGRQRGVRLRLAREALILVAVLGVTAVLSNAAPPGGHGDHASAAAGQDGASHSGMATHP, via the coding sequence ATGGCCGCGCTGCTGACCGGCCTGAGTTACGCCGGCCTGGCCCTGCTGCTGGGAAGCGCCCTGGCCCGTCGCTGGCTGACGCCGGGCCACCCGGACATCGGGCCGGGCCTGGCGGGGCTGGCGCTGCTGCTGCTCGCGTGGGCCGGGCAGGTGCTGGTGACGCTGGAGGTGCTGGGCCTGACCGGCCCCGCCGACGTGCTGGCCTACGTGACCGACACCACGACGGGCCGGGCCATGCTGACCGGCCTGCTGGGAGCCACCCTGCTGCTCGCGACCGAGGTGGCCGCGTGGCCCGCCGCCCTGTCGGTGCTGGCCGCCGGCGTGACCCTCTGGGGCGTTGCGGGGATCGGGCACGGCGACGGGCACGGCACGTGGATCCGCGCCCTGCATGCCGCCCACGCCGGAGCCATGACCGTGTGGGTCGGCGGCGTGCTGGCCCTGACGACCACCCGATCGCTCACGCCACCGCTCGCCCAGCGGTTCACACCCGCCGCGCTCGGGAGCGTCGGCGTCCTGGCCCTCACGGGCCTGCTCATGGCGACCGAACACCTGACGGTGCTGAGCGAATGGTGGAGCAGTCGGTATGGGCAGACCCTGCTCGTGAAGCTGGCACTGGTGGGCCTCGCCCTGCTGTCGGCAGTCTTCGTGCGCCGCGCCTTTGGTCGGCAGCGTGGTGTGCGCCTGCGGCTGGCACGCGAGGCGCTGATCCTCGTTGCCGTCCTGGGCGTGACCGCCGTCCTGAGCAACGCCGCGCCGCCGGGTGGGCACGGGGATCATGCCAGCGCAGCCGCCGGCCAGGACGGCGCCAGCCACAGCGGCATGGCGACACACCCCTGA
- a CDS encoding MarR family winged helix-turn-helix transcriptional regulator, giving the protein MTTSPHASHDLPALRLGRQMKQLHKYVSGHMMKAMQEQLQGDELSFSQVTALHQLRAHTALSIGGLADLTGLSLPAASHLTDRLVQRGLAERRENPDDRRAKMLALTAGGHAFLDDMDRRINETYQQVFARVGQRLIEAAADNLEAVLLELQAQDTATSSLPRCPATSPTLPPEETA; this is encoded by the coding sequence ATGACCACATCACCGCACGCCAGTCACGACCTCCCGGCCCTGCGCCTGGGTCGGCAGATGAAACAGCTGCACAAGTACGTCTCCGGCCACATGATGAAGGCCATGCAGGAGCAGCTCCAGGGCGACGAGCTGAGTTTCAGCCAGGTCACCGCGCTGCACCAGCTGCGCGCCCACACCGCCCTGAGTATCGGTGGACTGGCCGACCTGACCGGCCTGAGCCTGCCCGCCGCCAGCCACCTGACCGACCGCCTGGTGCAGCGCGGCCTGGCCGAGCGCCGCGAGAATCCCGACGACCGCCGCGCCAAGATGCTGGCCCTCACCGCAGGCGGCCACGCCTTCCTCGACGACATGGATCGCCGCATCAACGAAACCTACCAGCAGGTCTTCGCGCGGGTCGGACAGCGCCTGATCGAGGCAGCCGCCGACAACCTGGAGGCCGTGCTGCTGGAACTCCAGGCCCAGGACACCGCCACCTCTTCCCTGCCCCGCTGCCCCGCGACCAGCCCCACGCTCCCCCCGGAGGAGACCGCATGA
- a CDS encoding efflux RND transporter permease subunit, protein MSTHDNEEFKSRPGATLPDGTPEPTIHPLVRFSVKNYVFSIGIFVMVVLAGLVTTFRLGVELLPNFEVPILAVSTSYPGANPDQVDREVSRKIEDAVSTLAGVTDINTTSVSNQSAVVITFNDGTNIDSAANSVSQAVAAIRATLPDGSDAPVVQKFDPNATPILTLALLGGSAPPAEVTTYAEDVLVPRLERVDGVADVSVSGGPARKVQVLLDPSRLQAYNLSPGRITQAIGASALDLPAGTVATGGVQTQFSTRNTPRSAADVARITVDAQTGLQVSDVASVRDGAADATSLARVNGQPAVLLSVRKGSGTNSVKVTDNVRAAMQAEPLPKGYALSLASDTTRETRATVRDTFKEFLIAIAAVGVIVLLFLGRLNTVFAVILAIPISISAAPLLFGITGFTFNIISLLAIIVAIGIVVDDSIVVAENVQRYRSLGYSRLRSVLLGGSEVFSAVTAASFSLLAVLIPLSLMPGILGQFFSQFGLGIAAAIVLSWLESLLFLTVRMAYTRDLEPLTWADVPRVLGRFPALLRSALTGVKTVPGVAWLAVTGALVSVILSRTALPKPAALLIAVVFAPLILAAVRYVITSVVAVLEAITDTLHGLTNRAVQGVARAYARGLNRALTRPWTVMVVALLFLLSAPLAMRGVGFAFTPKSDSGIVTVALTLPVGTDLETTNRVTRRLEDALLARPEVRLLETSVGASGQLGGANANESSLTATLVDKGQRAPIDELIEGYTRTLTPIGAALPGSELRVGTQQQGPAGNSDISLALAAPNQATLIERNRQVVQLLSRDPNLRTVQSSLSATRQERTFVPDTTKLAGTGLSASDVAQALRTYNDGTTAGSVRDGDRSIDIVVRLDPSRIRDEQSLLSQTIYSSALNANLTLAQLGSFSVSQAPATLTRLNKAYTATLNLNVVKGGPNAFAYQREIIQRVQDAGLLRDGVTLGNASSFGSAGLTSDLVFYGPVLMVVAILLTYLVLGSQFNSFRYPIYLLLPIPLAIVGALWTLHLFGVNLDVITVLGMVILLGLSTKNSILYLEFVTERARSLPLREALLEAAELRFRPILMTTLTVLVISIPLILGQGDGAEFRRGLGIVILGGVITSTLLTFFVVPSVFWQFERRRVKPDAAPVVEGTPALGD, encoded by the coding sequence ATGAGCACACACGACAACGAGGAATTCAAGTCGCGTCCCGGCGCCACGCTGCCGGACGGCACGCCGGAACCCACCATCCATCCGCTGGTGCGCTTCAGCGTCAAGAATTACGTGTTCTCCATCGGGATCTTCGTGATGGTCGTGCTGGCCGGTCTGGTCACGACCTTCCGGCTGGGCGTGGAACTGCTGCCGAATTTCGAGGTGCCGATCCTGGCCGTGAGCACGTCCTACCCCGGCGCGAACCCGGATCAGGTCGACCGCGAGGTCAGCCGCAAGATCGAGGACGCCGTGAGCACCCTGGCGGGCGTGACGGACATCAATACGACCTCGGTGAGCAACCAGTCGGCCGTGGTGATCACCTTTAACGACGGCACGAACATCGACTCCGCCGCGAACTCGGTGTCGCAGGCGGTCGCGGCCATCCGCGCCACCCTGCCCGACGGCAGCGACGCGCCGGTCGTGCAGAAGTTCGACCCGAACGCCACCCCGATCCTGACGCTGGCCCTGCTGGGCGGAAGCGCGCCCCCGGCCGAAGTGACCACCTACGCCGAGGACGTCCTCGTACCGCGCCTGGAACGCGTGGACGGCGTGGCGGACGTCAGCGTGAGTGGCGGCCCGGCCCGCAAGGTGCAGGTGCTGCTCGACCCCTCGCGGCTGCAGGCCTACAACCTCTCGCCGGGCCGGATCACGCAGGCGATCGGGGCGAGCGCCCTGGACCTGCCCGCCGGCACGGTCGCCACCGGCGGCGTGCAGACGCAGTTCTCGACGCGCAACACCCCGAGGAGCGCGGCGGACGTCGCGCGGATCACGGTCGATGCCCAGACGGGCCTGCAGGTGTCGGACGTGGCCAGCGTGCGCGACGGCGCGGCCGACGCGACCAGCCTGGCGCGCGTGAACGGTCAGCCGGCCGTGCTGCTCAGCGTGCGCAAGGGCAGCGGCACGAACTCGGTGAAGGTCACGGACAACGTGCGGGCCGCCATGCAGGCCGAGCCGCTCCCGAAGGGCTACGCGCTCTCGCTCGCGAGCGACACCACCCGTGAAACGCGCGCGACGGTGCGCGACACCTTCAAGGAGTTCCTGATCGCCATCGCGGCGGTCGGCGTGATCGTGCTGCTGTTCCTCGGCCGCCTGAATACGGTGTTCGCCGTGATCCTGGCGATTCCGATCTCGATCAGCGCCGCGCCGCTGCTGTTCGGCATCACGGGCTTTACCTTCAACATCATCTCGCTGCTGGCGATCATCGTGGCGATCGGGATCGTGGTGGACGATTCGATCGTGGTCGCGGAGAACGTGCAGCGTTACCGAAGCCTGGGCTACTCGCGCCTGCGCAGCGTCCTGCTGGGCGGCAGCGAGGTCTTCTCGGCCGTGACCGCCGCGAGCTTCTCGCTGCTCGCCGTGCTGATTCCCCTGAGCCTGATGCCCGGCATTCTGGGGCAGTTCTTCAGCCAGTTCGGGCTGGGCATCGCGGCGGCCATCGTGCTGTCGTGGCTGGAGAGCCTGCTGTTCCTGACGGTTCGCATGGCCTACACCCGCGATCTGGAACCGCTCACATGGGCGGACGTGCCGCGCGTGCTGGGGCGCTTCCCGGCCCTGCTGCGGAGCGCCCTGACCGGCGTGAAGACGGTGCCGGGCGTGGCCTGGCTGGCCGTGACGGGCGCGCTGGTGAGCGTGATCCTTTCACGCACGGCCCTGCCGAAACCGGCGGCCCTGCTGATCGCGGTGGTCTTCGCCCCGCTGATCCTGGCCGCCGTGCGCTACGTGATCACCAGCGTGGTCGCGGTGCTCGAGGCGATCACCGACACCCTGCACGGTCTGACCAACCGCGCGGTGCAGGGGGTCGCGCGGGCGTATGCCCGGGGCCTGAACCGCGCCCTGACCCGCCCGTGGACCGTGATGGTGGTGGCGCTGCTGTTCCTGCTGAGTGCGCCGCTGGCCATGCGTGGCGTGGGCTTCGCGTTCACGCCCAAGAGTGACAGCGGCATCGTCACGGTGGCCCTGACCTTGCCGGTCGGAACGGATCTGGAGACCACCAACCGCGTGACGCGCCGCCTGGAGGACGCGCTGCTGGCCCGGCCCGAGGTGCGGCTGCTGGAAACCAGCGTCGGTGCCAGCGGACAGCTGGGCGGCGCGAACGCCAACGAGAGCAGCCTGACGGCCACCCTGGTGGACAAGGGCCAGCGCGCGCCCATCGACGAACTGATCGAGGGCTATACCCGGACGCTCACGCCCATCGGGGCGGCGCTGCCGGGATCGGAACTGCGGGTCGGGACGCAGCAGCAGGGACCGGCGGGCAACTCGGACATCTCGCTCGCGCTCGCCGCGCCGAACCAGGCCACCCTGATCGAGCGCAACCGGCAGGTCGTGCAGCTGCTGTCCCGCGATCCGAACCTGCGTACGGTGCAGAGCAGCCTCAGCGCCACCCGGCAGGAGCGCACCTTCGTGCCGGACACCACGAAACTCGCCGGCACCGGCCTGAGTGCCAGCGACGTCGCGCAGGCGCTGCGCACGTACAACGACGGCACGACGGCGGGCAGCGTGCGCGACGGAGACCGCAGCATCGACATCGTGGTGCGGCTCGATCCGTCGCGCATCCGGGACGAGCAGAGTCTGCTGTCGCAGACCATCTACTCCAGCGCGCTGAACGCCAACCTGACGCTGGCGCAGCTCGGCAGCTTCAGCGTGTCGCAGGCCCCCGCCACCCTGACGCGGCTGAACAAGGCCTACACGGCGACCCTGAACCTCAACGTGGTCAAGGGCGGCCCGAATGCCTTCGCATACCAGCGGGAGATCATCCAGCGCGTGCAGGACGCCGGGTTGCTCCGGGACGGGGTGACGCTCGGGAATGCCAGTTCCTTCGGCAGTGCGGGCCTGACCAGCGACCTGGTGTTCTACGGGCCGGTGCTGATGGTGGTCGCCATCCTGCTCACCTACTTGGTGCTGGGCAGCCAGTTCAACTCGTTCCGCTATCCCATCTACCTGCTGCTGCCCATTCCGCTGGCCATCGTGGGCGCGCTGTGGACGCTGCACCTGTTCGGCGTGAACCTCGACGTGATCACCGTGCTCGGCATGGTCATCCTGCTGGGGCTGTCGACCAAGAACTCGATCCTGTACCTGGAGTTCGTGACCGAGCGCGCCCGCAGCCTGCCGCTGCGGGAGGCCCTGCTGGAGGCGGCCGAGCTGCGCTTCCGCCCGATCCTGATGACGACCCTGACGGTGCTGGTGATCAGCATTCCGCTGATCCTCGGGCAGGGGGACGGCGCGGAGTTCCGCCGGGGCCTGGGCATCGTGATCCTCGGCGGCGTCATCACGTCCACGCTGCTCACGTTCTTCGTGGTGCCGAGCGTGTTCTGGCAGTTCGAGCGCCGGCGCGTGAAACCTGATGCCGCGCCCGTCGTGGAGGGCACGCCCGCGCTGGGCGATTGA